In Cyclobacteriaceae bacterium, the DNA window GGTGGCGAAGAAAATACAACTGACAAGCTTTGGAAAGTATATCTCACAGACGCGAAACCTTATTCACTTAATTTAAGCTACGGGTTGGGCAATGCCAACATTGATCTGTCTGGCTTGTCAATTAAAAAATTGAAAATCAATACCGGCAGTGCGGATGTTAATGTCGCTTATACAATCGGTACTGAGAACAAAGTGGAGATGGACACTTTTTTCGTGAAGGTTGATCTCGGCTCACTCAATGCAAAACACATCAATCTTTCCAGGTCAAAATTTGTAATGGCTGAAGTTGGTTTTGGAAATATCTTCCTTGATTTCTCAGATAAACCTGAGGTAATGCCTGTTGTGAAAGGAAGTGTGGGGGCCGGTAATCTTGTTATTCTTTTACCAGAAGAATCTGTGCCTGTTATGGTCAAGATCAACGAATCGTGGTTGTGCAGTGTGAACCTTTGCAAGAACCTGAAAAAAATCAGCGAGAATAAATATGCTAATGCAGCATATACCCGTAACCCAAAAGATGCCCTGACGTTCGACCTGGATGTCTCAATGGGAAAGATCATCTTCAAGGAAAAGAATTAATATTAATAAATCTCACTAGGCATTTTTTCTATTGCCTTGCTGTAATTATCGTCTTATTTTTGGTATTCACTCTTTAATCCCAAGTTATTGTGGAAGCACTTGTAGTTCGTGGAGTTACCAAGCAGTATGCTAATCACACTGCATTAGACAATGTAGATCTGACGGTACCTGAAAAATCAATTTTTGGATTACTCGGACCCAATGGAGCTGGTAAGACCACTCTTATCCGGATCATTAATCAGATCATTAATGCCGATAGCGGAACCATCACTTTGTTTGGACAGCCACTCAGTGGTGACCACGTTGGAGTGATCGGATATCTGCCGGAAGAGCGCGGTCTTTATAAGAAAATGAAAGTAGGGGAGCAGTTGATCTATTTTGCTCAGTTGAAAGGACTTTCCCGCAGCGAGGCCATTGCTAAAATCAAAGTCTGGGTAGAAAAGTTTGATATCAAAGATTGGCTTGACAAGAAAGTAGAAGATCTTTCAAAAGGAATGGCCCAGAAGGTACAATTCATCAGCACCGTGATGCACGAGCCACGTCTGATCATTCTCGATGAGCCCTTTTCAGGATTTGATCCGGTGAACGCACAACTTATTACCAATGAAATTCTTGATCTGAAGAGGAAGGGATCCACCATCATTTTTTCCACTCACAGAATGGAAACGGTTGAAGATCTCTGTGATGATATCGCGCTCATCAATAAATCAAAGAAGATTCTGGAGGGGAGTAAGAGACAGGTAAAGGCCAAGTATAAGAGCAACACATTTACAGTAGAGCACCGAGGAGCGTTTACTTTCAGTGGAGGACCTTATGATCTGATCTCCCAGAAGGCTGTTGAAGATGATATTCTGTCATCAACAATTAAAATGACAGGACAGGGAGGACCAAACGATTTGATTCGTCTTCTTACTCAATTGACAGAGGTGAGTAGTTTTCAGGAGAAAATACCCAACATGAGTGAAATATTTATAAGCCTAGTGAAAGGAGAATCCCATGAATAAGATCTGGTTAATCATTCAGCGTGAGTTTTTAAGCCGCGTGCAGAAGAAATCATTTTTGGTAGCAACCATTCTGATCCCGTTGATCTTTCCGGCGATCATCGGTATCCTCGTGTATGTTGCAAAGCAATCTGCAAAGGGAGCTAAGAGGGAAGTCATTCATTACGTTGATGAGAGCAAAATATTTATCCCCGACACAGCGAAGTATATTTTTAAGAAGTTCGATGGCCCTTTGAAAGAGGCTAAAACAGCTTTTGATAATTCAAAGGATTTTGGTCTTCTGTACATTCCAGCATTTGAACTATCAAAACCGGACGGAATCACGTTGTACACAAAATTAAATCCAAGTCTTGATGATGTGGGCAATGTCGAAAGATTATTGGCCAATCAAATCAAAGAACTCAAGATGCTGAAGCTTAACATTGACAAGAAGCTTCTCGATAGCCTTAAAACTACCGTAAGCATCAAGACTGTAAAACTAAGTGAGGGCGGTCAGGAGAAATCCAGTAACTCAGGAGTTTTGTTTGGTATTGGAATGACGGGTGGAATTCTGATGTACATGTTCATCTTCATTTATGGCGCCCAGATCATGCAGGGGATCATTGAAGAAAAATCCAGCAAAGTCGTTGAGGTTATTGTGTCTTCCGTGAAACCGTTTCAATTAATGATGGGAAAAATCATTGGACTTGCATCAGTGGGTCTTCTGCAATTTCTCATATGGGCCATTCTGATTAGCACACTGACATTTGGTGTACTGGGTTATTTCGGAGTTGACTCTCCATCACAACAGGCAATGCAACAAATGGGAGATCAGGTCGCGGCACAACAGGCTGCTGCCAACTCACAGGTTATGAATATTATGGGAGAGATCATGAGTCTGCCATGGACCTATCTCATTTTCAACTTTATCTTCTATTTCTTAGGGGGATACCTGATCTATGGAGCTTTGTTTGCTGCTGTTGGTTCCGCAGTAGACAGTCCAGCAGAAGCTCAGCAATTTATGTTCCCGATCACAATACCCTTACTGATTTCATACATGAGCTTGTTTATGTTTATCGTGAAGGATCCTCATGGCACAGTGAGTGTATGGTTATCGATCATACCATTCACATCACCTATTGCAATGATGGGTAGAATCGGCTTTGAAGTACCATTATGGCAATTGTTGCTGTCGATGGGTTCTCTCATTGGCGGGTTCTTGTTGACCACCTGGGTTGCCGGAAGAATCTACCGTGTTGGAATCCTCATGCATGGAACCAAAGTAAGCTTCAAGGTGATGGCGAAGTGGTTTATGCAACGCGGATAATCCAACGCCAGAGTATATTAATTTCAAATCTTTTAAAAGGCCGGGCTAATTGCCTGGCCTTTTTATTTTCTACTATCCTCTCCTACAATGAGAGACACCGCGAGCCAATAGCTTTTTGTTATCTTTCGAAATGGCCAAAGCCGCTCGGATCGCATCCATGGACTTCTATCGGGAACACACCAACCTGAAGTGGGTCATTCTTGCTGTTTCAGTCATCATCAGTGTTGGCACAATCTACTACACAAACATTCTTGTTGAGCAGTTAAAAGGACGGGAACGAAACCAGGTAAGTCTTTTTGCCAAAGCACTGGAGTACACTTCCAACGATACCGACAACAATATTCTTTTTATTACTGAGGAGATCATTTACAAGAACAACTCCATCCCTACTATTTTACTGGATGACAAGGATAACATTGTCAATTTCAAAAATGTAGAGATCGATTCACTCTGGACTCCAAAGGAAAAGGAAAAGGAACTTCAGAAGCAGTTGAAAGAAATGAAACGAACTTATCCTCCGATCGAGATCGTTTCAAAAGATCCTGTGACATCGGAAGTATTCGGCAAGCAATACGTTTATTACAAAAATTCATTTCTGCTAACACAATTGATTGCATATCCCTACATTCAGTTATCCGTCATCGCCATTTTTGGTTTCATCTCTTACTTGGCTTTTAATTATTCAAGAACAGCAGAGCAGAATCGTGTGTGGGTAGGACTTGCAAAAGAAACTGCTCACCAGCTTGGAACACCTTTGTCATCACTTATGGCATGGATAGAAGTGCTGAGAGATGATCCACAGATCCGTGGAAAGGGAATTGTTGAGGAGCTTGACAAGGACATTCGAAAACTAAGAGTTGTGACAGAGCGCTTTTCAAGCATTGGCTCCACTCCTACGTTAAAAGATGAAAACATCTATCAGCTTATTAATAATGTAGTGAGCTATCTGCAGCCACGGGTTTCATCAAAGATCAATATTGAAGTATATACTCTTTCGGAAACGATCAGAGCGAAAGTTCATGCACCCCTTTTTGAATGGGTCATTGAGAACCTATGTAAAAATGCCGTGGATGCCATGGGAAGCACTGGTACGATTGCCATTAAAATCCTTAGGGGTAATGAGGGCAAAGTTTTCATTGACATTTCTGACACCGGAAAGGGCATGAACAAGTCCGTTATTTCAAGCGCCTTCAAACCTGGCTTTACTACCAAAAAGAGAGGCTGGGGCCTTGGACTTGCCCTGGCGAAGCGCATTATTGAATTATACCATCAGGGCAAAATTTTTGTCAAATCGTCGGAAGAAAATCAGGGTACAACCTTCCGGATTGAATTAAAAAGTGCTTAGGCCTTGATGTTGATTTTCAGGCAGTTAGAAGGGTAAAAAATTCCTTTATTTTTAAGTTTGGCTCTTGGCGAAGCCCTTCGCGAAAGCTACTTTTGTGGCCGGATTTTAATGACCACCTAATTATATACCCTCAATGGCAAACTTTGGAAGAATCACTCAGGTAATCGGCCCCGTAGTAGACGTTGCGTTCGATGAACCGGGTACTAAACTCCCTAATATTCTTGACTCTTTATCTGTAACAAAAGGTGATGGAACGGTAGTCGTACTGGAATGTCAGCAGCATCTTGGCGAAGATCGTGTACGCACGGTGGCCATGGATGGAACAGAAGGACTTGTTCGTGGCATGAAAGTAACAGATAGCGGCTCACCAATTCAGATGCCAATCGGAGACGACATCAAGGGTCGCCTTTTCAACGTGGTAGGTCAGGCAATCGATGGTATCAAGCAGCCAAAAGGTGACAAGGGACTTCCTATTCACCGTGCTGCTCCTCTTTACGAAGATCTTACAACTTCAACAGAAGTTCTTTTTACAGGTATTAAAGTTATTGACCTTATCGAACCTTATGCAAAGGGAGGTAAGATCGGTTTGTTTGGTGGAGCCGGTGTGGGTAAAACCGTATTGATCCAGGAATTGATCAACAACATTGCAAAGGCCTATTCAGGACTTTCAGTATTTGCCGGTGTAGGCGAGCGTACCCGCGAAGGAAACGACTTGCTTCGTGAAATGATTGAAGCAGGCATCGTTGATTACGGTGATGCATTCAAGAAATCAATTCATGAAGGCGGATGGGATCTTTCTAAAGTTGACATGGAGAAACTTAAAGACTCCAAGGCAACCTTCGTGTTTGGTCAGATGAACGAACCTCCTGGCGCTCGCGCTCGTGTGGCTTTGTCAGGTCTTACACTTGCTGAATACTATCGCGATGGTGATGGATCAGGCAAAGGCCGTGATATCCTCTTCTTCATTGACAATATCTTCCGTTTCACGCAGGCAGGTTCTGAAGTATCGGCTCTTTTAGGTCGTATGCCTTCAGCTGTAGGTTACCAACCAACGCTTGCATCTGAAATGGGTGCGATGCAGGAACGTATTACTTCAACAAAGAACGGTTCAATCACATCTGTCCAGGCGGTTTATGTACCTGCTGATGACTTGACTGACCCTGCTCCTGCAACAACATTCTCTCACCTTGATGCCACAACGGTATTGAGCCGTAAAATTTCTGAGCTTGGAATTTATCCTGCTGTGGATCCATTGGATTCAACATCACGTATCCTTCGTGCAGACATCGTTGGAGATGAACATTACAATTGCGCACAGCGTGTGAAGATGATCCTTCAGCGTTATAAAGAATTACAGGATATCATCGCTATTCTTGGTATGGATGAGCTTGGGGACGAAGACAAGCAAGTGGTAACACGCGCTCGTCGTGTTCAGCGTTTCCTTTCACAACCATTCCACGTAGCAGAAGCGTTCACCGGATTAAAGGGTGAGCTTGTTGATATCAAGGATACTATCAAAGGCTTTAATATGATCATGGATGGAGAGTTGGATCACCTTCCTGAGTCAGCATTCAATCTTGTTGGTAACATCGATCAGGCAATTGCAAAGGGCGAGAAGTTAATGGCAGAAGCCGCAAAAGCATAAACATGCATTTAGAAATCATCACTCCTGACAAGAAGATATTTGAAGGCGAAGTTTCGTTGGCCTCCTTTCCTGGCTCCGATGGATCGTTTCAGGTATTGAACAACCACGCTCCTCTCATCAGCTTGTTGGCAGATGGAGTGGTGGAGTATAAGACGAAGGAATCACGTCAGCAGGTAAAAATTACTGGCGGTGTTGTAGAAGTTTTGAAAAATAAAGTAATCGTCCTCGCGGACGGTGTGAAAGAATAATTACCATTGCTCAAATAAAAAAAGCCTTCGAATAATTCGAAGGCTTTTTTTATGTCTGTTTTGTCAGGCTTACTGTCTGATGAGCCACTTCACAAAGAACACAACACCGATCAGCAAGGAAATCCCCCCGATAATATTGAAGGCGCTTCCTCCTATAATCAATCCAACGAGACCTACTGCGCCAAAAATTGCGGCAAGCTTCAAATCATTATCCATTGCATTGCCCGCGTGCTGGGATTTTTCTGAATCCTTTTTCGCCACGTAGGATTTAATCTCATTCCTTAAATGCGTTCGCAGAGCCTTCTTTTCTGACTTGCTCATTTGCATGTAGGTCTTCTTCAATGCAGTAACATCTGCTGCAGGATTAGAAGCCAGTACAACAGGCTGCTCAGATATACTCGCAACCAAAGATTCCTGATCAACGATCAATGGAGAAACTTCAATCGCTTTTTGAGATTTCTTGCCTGCATAATAATCAGGTCGACCGAAATTGTAAGAATACTTCGGTGCAGAACATGACGCCAGCGCTACGATAGTCAACAAGACAAGGATTTTAATTTTCATGGTTTATGGATTAGTGGTTTTCTTTCTTTTAAAAATACGGCCGAAGAAGCGTTTCTCAAAGTCCCAAAAAAACTGGAATTGGCCGAAAATGAAACCATAAAATAATAGAAACACATTGTACACAGGCAATATCAGAATGTAATAGATAATGCTTGCCCACAATGGCATAGGTGCATCATTGAACAGCCATGCAAACAGCGGGCGCTTTAAAAACAAAACAGTAAATCCAGTACAGGCAAATACAATCAGGATCATAATAACCTGTAATGCACTTTTGACTTTCCAGCGGGCCTGAAGTTTATCAATCCAACTCACGGTATAATGTTAAGACCTTAAAATAATAATTATTTCCCACCAAACTCATTCCACCATTCCTTGTTTGGAACAGGAGCTTCAATCTTCATCAATTCTTTTTTTACAGGATGAATAAAGCTAAGGCTTCTGGCATGAAGTCCGATGCTACCATCACCGGTTGTGAGTTCAGAACCGTATTTTAAGTCACCCAGGATCGGACAACCTATACTTGAAAGCTGAACTCTGATCTGATGCGGCCTTCCTGTAATGGGCCGAACTTCAATCAGACTGAGTTCCTTCTTCCTGGAAATCAACCGATAACTCAGTTCAGAATGCTGAGCATCTGTTGTCTCTTTCTTAAAGGCAGTCGTTTTATTTTTCTTCTCATCCTTTCTTAACCAATGCACAAGCGTATCCTCAATTTTTGAAGGTCGTTGATCTGTAATGGCCCAATATATTTTCTCAGTTTCCCGTGACCGGAAAAGCTCATTCATCCTTGCAAGTGCTTTTGAAGTACGTGCAAAGACAACCACTCCGCTTACGGGTCGATCCAGGCGATGCACGACACCCAGAAACACTTCACCCGGCTTCCCATACTTTACTTTGATGTATTCCTTACCAATTTCGACCAGAGGCTTGTCACCGGTTTCATCACCCTGTACAAGCACACCTGAGGCCTTGTTGATGACAAGGAGATGGTTGTCTTCATAAAGAATGCTAAGAGGCTGGCTCAATGTGAGTGCAAAATTTTATTAAGCGAAGATAGTTAATCTAAGATTGGACATACTGAGTTCTGAAATACCAAACCTTAACCAACAGGCTAATCCTTAAACTCAGACGTAAAATGAAACTTGATATCTGGAAAATTATCCTGAACCATTTGAAGCCATGCTCTTGACTCGGCCATAAATACTACTTTACCATCCTTATCCCGGGCGATGTATCTCAGCTTTGAGTTTATAAATTCCTGGAGCTTGGTCTCACTGTCGCTGCTGATCCAGCAGGCTTTAAACATATTCTGTGATACAAATTCAACTGTTGCACTATACTCATGCTTTAAGCGGAATTGGATTACCTCAAACTGAAGTGCTCCAACGGTTCCAATTACTTTTCTGTTTCCAATATCAAACGTGAAAAGCTGAGCGACGCCTTCTTCCATTAGCTGAAGCAATCCTTTTTCAAGCTGCTTGCTTTTCATTGCATCCTTATTGATGACCTCTTTGAAGATCTCCGGAGAAAAACTTGGTATCCCGGTGTATTGATACTTCTCTCCCTCAGTAAGAGTGTCGCCGATCTTCAGATTTCCTGTATCATAGATCCCGACAATATCTCCCGGCCAGGCTTCATCAATTGTCTCCCGATCCTGCGCAAGGAATGCTGTTGCGTTGGAAAAACGGAAACTCTTTTCCTGCCTTACGTGATAGTAATTATTACCTCGCTCGAAAGTTCCTGAACAAACACGAACGAATGCGATCCGGTTTCTGTGCTTGGGATCCATGTTTGCGTGAATCTTAAAAACAAAACCGGAGAACTTTGCTTCTTCCGGAGGAATGACACGAACGGTCGTCTCACGGGGACGTGGAGTCGGAGCAATGCGGATAAAAGTGTCCAGCAATTCTTTAACACCAAAGTTATTTACGGCACTTCCGAAAAAAACAGGGGCAACAATACCATCCTGATACTTTTGAATATCAAAATCAGGATAAACACCCTCCACTAACTCAACATCCTGACGCAACTGTCTGGCATTATTCTCTCCAACAAGCTTGTCAATTTCTTCACTGTTGATATCATCTATCTGGATACCTTCCTGAACAACCGTCTTGCTGGGTGTAAACAGGTTCAGTGTTTTATCATAGAGATTATAAACTCCTTTAAAAGTCTTTCCCATGCTGATCGGCCAGCTAAGAGGCCGAACTTTGATACTCAGTTTTTCTTCGATCTCATCCAGCAGATCAAAAACATCCTGTCCTTCACGATCAAGTTTATTGATGAAGCAAATTACTGGTGTATTTCTCATTCGGCACACCTCCATCAATTTTTCAGTCTGAGACTCGACACCCTTCACACAATCAATGACCAGGATCACACTGTCCACAGCGGTAAGCGTACGGTATGTATCTTCGGCAAAGTCCTGGTGACCTGGAGTATCCAGTAAATTGATCTTAATATCCTGATAATTAAATCCCATAACAGAGGTTGCCACAGAGATACCTCTCTGCTTTTCAATCTCCATCCAATCACTTCGGGCGTGATCCTTTATTTTGGATGACTTGACGGCACCTGCTTTTTGTATGGCTCCCCCGAATAGCAAGAGCTTTTCAGTGAGGGTTGTTTTTCCTGCATCCGGGTGACTAATGATGCCAAACGTTCTTCGTTTAGCGATTTCCTGGCTAATATTCATAAGTAAAGTGCCGCAAAGGTATAGTCAAAAGGTGAAATCTGAACTTTGTTTTATAAAGTCTATGGAGTTATCTAATGGCTACTCTATAAATTGCACTCAAACAAAAGACCATTATGAATACAAGAAGATTCGGCCGAACGAACTGGAACATCAGTGAGATAGGATATGGCATGTGGGGACTTGCCGGATGGACTGGAAATGAAGAGGATGAAATAGAAAGAGCTCTTGAAAAATCGGTAGAGTTGGATTGCAATTTCTTTGACACAGCCTGGGGATATGGAGCAGGAAAAAGTGAACAGATCCTTGGAAAATTGCTTCGCAGACATCCAAATAAAAAGCTATATGCTGCCACGAAAATTCCTCCGATGAATTTCAAATGGCCATCAAAGCCTGAATACCGGATAGAGGATTGCTTTCCCGCTTCACACATTATTGAATACACTGAGAAGAGTTTAAAGAATCTGAATGTTGAAAGCATCGATCTCCAGCAATTTCATGTATGGGATGATCAATGGTCTGTTTCAGATGAATGGAAAGAAGCTGTTGCCAAATTGAAAAAAGAAGGAAAGATCAAAAGTATTGGGATTAGCGTGAATCGATGGGAACCTGAAAACGTTCTCAATACATTAAGAACAGGATTAATAGATTCCGTTCAGGTGATCTATAATATTTTTGATCAGGCGCCAGAGGATCATCTCTTTCCTCTCTGCAAGAAATTAGACATCGGGGTGATTGCAAGAGTACCTTTTGATGAAGGTACGCTCACCGGAACGATGACGAAAGACACTACTTTCCCAACAGATGATTGGCGATCAACTTATTTCGTTAAAGAGAATCTCATTTCAAGTGTGGAGCATGCTGATGCACTAAGACCACACATCCCGGCAGGAATGACAATGCCTGAACTTGCTTTGAAATTTATTTTACTCAACGATGATGTCCATACCACCATACCCGGGATGAGAAAAGTAAAAAATGTTGAAGCAAACATGGCAGCGAGCTCAGGTAGTAAGCTTGAAAAATCCCTTGCCCTCAAGTTGAAAAGTCATCGGTGGGATCGTACCACAACCGAATGGTCGCAATAGTTTAAACAAGTATTGATTTAAACTTAGAAGGATCGCTCAGCGTCTTTGATATTCCTTTCGTGACAGATAACAAAGGATGTTGATCAATATGGGTTTTAAGTCCAATGGTTGTTTCAAGGCGTTCTTTCAAGCCTCTCAGCAATGCACCACCACCTGTAACATAAATTCCATTGGAATAAATATCGCCGGCCAGTTCCGGAGGACATGTTTCAAGTGTTTGAACAATACTCTCCTCTATTGATGTAATTGATTTGTTCAACACCTCTGCAATCTCCTTGTGGTCAGTCTGCCTGTTTACAGGAATCCCCTCAAGGATATCCTTTCCCCTCACCATCATGGGCGCTGGAGGATTGACAATATCATTCATCACGGCTCCCACCTGAATTTTGATCTGCTCCGCAGTTCTTAAACCAATAGACATTCCATGATGTCTTCGAAAGAAATCCTGGATCTCTTCATTAAATATATCTCCGGCAACGCGACTGGATTGAAATACTGCTATCCCCGAAAGGGATATAACAACGATCTCAGTGATGCCGCCACCGATGTCTACGATCATTTTACCATCAGGCTCACGAATGTTAAGTCCCATGCCCATTGCCGCGGCAAGTGGCTCGAATAGAAGAAAGGATTTTCTTGCATTGAATTGGTCGAGTGTATCACGCAAAGCCCTGCGCTCTACTTCCGTAGTTGAATATGGAACTCCGGAAATGATCGTATCGAAACCTCTCAGACGGGTAGATCGTGCATAGATCTTCGATACCATCTCACGAATCATCCTGGAAGCAGATTCATAGTCAGCGATCACTCCACGCACAAGTGGTTTAACTGTCTTTAAATTATAGTGACTTTTTTCAAAAATCGTATAAGCGTCGTTCCCTACTGCCTTCACTGAATTATTTTCCCTATCAAATACTATGTAGGATGCCTGC includes these proteins:
- a CDS encoding ABC transporter ATP-binding protein; translated protein: MEALVVRGVTKQYANHTALDNVDLTVPEKSIFGLLGPNGAGKTTLIRIINQIINADSGTITLFGQPLSGDHVGVIGYLPEERGLYKKMKVGEQLIYFAQLKGLSRSEAIAKIKVWVEKFDIKDWLDKKVEDLSKGMAQKVQFISTVMHEPRLIILDEPFSGFDPVNAQLITNEILDLKRKGSTIIFSTHRMETVEDLCDDIALINKSKKILEGSKRQVKAKYKSNTFTVEHRGAFTFSGGPYDLISQKAVEDDILSSTIKMTGQGGPNDLIRLLTQLTEVSSFQEKIPNMSEIFISLVKGESHE
- a CDS encoding ABC transporter permease produces the protein MNKIWLIIQREFLSRVQKKSFLVATILIPLIFPAIIGILVYVAKQSAKGAKREVIHYVDESKIFIPDTAKYIFKKFDGPLKEAKTAFDNSKDFGLLYIPAFELSKPDGITLYTKLNPSLDDVGNVERLLANQIKELKMLKLNIDKKLLDSLKTTVSIKTVKLSEGGQEKSSNSGVLFGIGMTGGILMYMFIFIYGAQIMQGIIEEKSSKVVEVIVSSVKPFQLMMGKIIGLASVGLLQFLIWAILISTLTFGVLGYFGVDSPSQQAMQQMGDQVAAQQAAANSQVMNIMGEIMSLPWTYLIFNFIFYFLGGYLIYGALFAAVGSAVDSPAEAQQFMFPITIPLLISYMSLFMFIVKDPHGTVSVWLSIIPFTSPIAMMGRIGFEVPLWQLLLSMGSLIGGFLLTTWVAGRIYRVGILMHGTKVSFKVMAKWFMQRG
- a CDS encoding HAMP domain-containing histidine kinase, which translates into the protein MAKAARIASMDFYREHTNLKWVILAVSVIISVGTIYYTNILVEQLKGRERNQVSLFAKALEYTSNDTDNNILFITEEIIYKNNSIPTILLDDKDNIVNFKNVEIDSLWTPKEKEKELQKQLKEMKRTYPPIEIVSKDPVTSEVFGKQYVYYKNSFLLTQLIAYPYIQLSVIAIFGFISYLAFNYSRTAEQNRVWVGLAKETAHQLGTPLSSLMAWIEVLRDDPQIRGKGIVEELDKDIRKLRVVTERFSSIGSTPTLKDENIYQLINNVVSYLQPRVSSKINIEVYTLSETIRAKVHAPLFEWVIENLCKNAVDAMGSTGTIAIKILRGNEGKVFIDISDTGKGMNKSVISSAFKPGFTTKKRGWGLGLALAKRIIELYHQGKIFVKSSEENQGTTFRIELKSA
- a CDS encoding F0F1 ATP synthase subunit beta; the protein is MANFGRITQVIGPVVDVAFDEPGTKLPNILDSLSVTKGDGTVVVLECQQHLGEDRVRTVAMDGTEGLVRGMKVTDSGSPIQMPIGDDIKGRLFNVVGQAIDGIKQPKGDKGLPIHRAAPLYEDLTTSTEVLFTGIKVIDLIEPYAKGGKIGLFGGAGVGKTVLIQELINNIAKAYSGLSVFAGVGERTREGNDLLREMIEAGIVDYGDAFKKSIHEGGWDLSKVDMEKLKDSKATFVFGQMNEPPGARARVALSGLTLAEYYRDGDGSGKGRDILFFIDNIFRFTQAGSEVSALLGRMPSAVGYQPTLASEMGAMQERITSTKNGSITSVQAVYVPADDLTDPAPATTFSHLDATTVLSRKISELGIYPAVDPLDSTSRILRADIVGDEHYNCAQRVKMILQRYKELQDIIAILGMDELGDEDKQVVTRARRVQRFLSQPFHVAEAFTGLKGELVDIKDTIKGFNMIMDGELDHLPESAFNLVGNIDQAIAKGEKLMAEAAKA
- the atpC gene encoding ATP synthase F1 subunit epsilon — encoded protein: MHLEIITPDKKIFEGEVSLASFPGSDGSFQVLNNHAPLISLLADGVVEYKTKESRQQVKITGGVVEVLKNKVIVLADGVKE
- a CDS encoding prolipoprotein diacylglyceryl transferase, with the translated sequence MDKLQARWKVKSALQVIMILIVFACTGFTVLFLKRPLFAWLFNDAPMPLWASIIYYILILPVYNVFLLFYGFIFGQFQFFWDFEKRFFGRIFKRKKTTNP
- a CDS encoding RluA family pseudouridine synthase yields the protein MSQPLSILYEDNHLLVINKASGVLVQGDETGDKPLVEIGKEYIKVKYGKPGEVFLGVVHRLDRPVSGVVVFARTSKALARMNELFRSRETEKIYWAITDQRPSKIEDTLVHWLRKDEKKNKTTAFKKETTDAQHSELSYRLISRKKELSLIEVRPITGRPHQIRVQLSSIGCPILGDLKYGSELTTGDGSIGLHARSLSFIHPVKKELMKIEAPVPNKEWWNEFGGK
- a CDS encoding peptide chain release factor 3; translation: MNISQEIAKRRTFGIISHPDAGKTTLTEKLLLFGGAIQKAGAVKSSKIKDHARSDWMEIEKQRGISVATSVMGFNYQDIKINLLDTPGHQDFAEDTYRTLTAVDSVILVIDCVKGVESQTEKLMEVCRMRNTPVICFINKLDREGQDVFDLLDEIEEKLSIKVRPLSWPISMGKTFKGVYNLYDKTLNLFTPSKTVVQEGIQIDDINSEEIDKLVGENNARQLRQDVELVEGVYPDFDIQKYQDGIVAPVFFGSAVNNFGVKELLDTFIRIAPTPRPRETTVRVIPPEEAKFSGFVFKIHANMDPKHRNRIAFVRVCSGTFERGNNYYHVRQEKSFRFSNATAFLAQDRETIDEAWPGDIVGIYDTGNLKIGDTLTEGEKYQYTGIPSFSPEIFKEVINKDAMKSKQLEKGLLQLMEEGVAQLFTFDIGNRKVIGTVGALQFEVIQFRLKHEYSATVEFVSQNMFKACWISSDSETKLQEFINSKLRYIARDKDGKVVFMAESRAWLQMVQDNFPDIKFHFTSEFKD
- a CDS encoding aldo/keto reductase, yielding MNTRRFGRTNWNISEIGYGMWGLAGWTGNEEDEIERALEKSVELDCNFFDTAWGYGAGKSEQILGKLLRRHPNKKLYAATKIPPMNFKWPSKPEYRIEDCFPASHIIEYTEKSLKNLNVESIDLQQFHVWDDQWSVSDEWKEAVAKLKKEGKIKSIGISVNRWEPENVLNTLRTGLIDSVQVIYNIFDQAPEDHLFPLCKKLDIGVIARVPFDEGTLTGTMTKDTTFPTDDWRSTYFVKENLISSVEHADALRPHIPAGMTMPELALKFILLNDDVHTTIPGMRKVKNVEANMAASSGSKLEKSLALKLKSHRWDRTTTEWSQ
- a CDS encoding rod shape-determining protein, yielding MNLFKTKSFAIDLGNDNTLLTDKENILLSQASYIVFDRENNSVKAVGNDAYTIFEKSHYNLKTVKPLVRGVIADYESASRMIREMVSKIYARSTRLRGFDTIISGVPYSTTEVERRALRDTLDQFNARKSFLLFEPLAAAMGMGLNIREPDGKMIVDIGGGITEIVVISLSGIAVFQSSRVAGDIFNEEIQDFFRRHHGMSIGLRTAEQIKIQVGAVMNDIVNPPAPMMVRGKDILEGIPVNRQTDHKEIAEVLNKSITSIEESIVQTLETCPPELAGDIYSNGIYVTGGGALLRGLKERLETTIGLKTHIDQHPLLSVTKGISKTLSDPSKFKSILV